From the genome of Candidatus Hydrogenedentota bacterium:
TCGCGTATTGCGGTGTCCTCAAGGACGCCGCATAGACCGTCCGAACAGAGAAGAAGCGTATCCTTTTCCCTGACCGGAAACGTGAACAGGTCGACCTTCACGTCTTCTTTTGTTCCGACGGCGCGGGTGATCAGATTCTTCAGCGAATGGTTTCGCGCTTCCTCTTCCGAGATGATGCCGCCCCGGAGCTGTTCAGCTACAAGGGAGTGGTCGTGCGTGATCTGAAAAAGCGGCTCTCCCTTTCGGCTCAAGTACACACGGCTGTCCCCCACGTGAGCGACGTAGGCGTTGCTGCCATGGAGAACAAGGGCGGATACGGTGGTTCCCATCCCATAGTATTCCGGGCGGTTCTCGGCCTCCTCAAAAATCCTGTGATTTGCTTCCCGAATGGCGGCGCGCATCCGCACGGGAATAGACTGCCCCTCTTGCCCCGAATAATAGACATCAGCCAGCGTCTGAAGCGCCAGTTTACTGGCAAGCGCGCCCCCACTTACCCCGCCCATGCCGTCAGCGACCGCAAACAGCCGGCCTCGATCATGCACCATGGAAGCATCTTCCGGGACACAAAGCATACATCCGTCTTCGTTGTGTTCGCGCTTTTCACCCACGTCCGACAGCAGGTGAACCTGGAGCTCGGGGCATTTCCAGGAATACTCAAAATTCTCCGCGTTTGCCGGGCCGACTTCTATAGTGCGTTTGGGGGCCATATGGCCGCGATTTCCTTTAGGAAGCCGGCTGCTTTCCGGCATTCCGGGTGGGCTGTTTCACTGAAACGATCACAATATTGTATTCCGACGGGGGGCCTGGTGCAATTTTATCAGTTCCCGTTCACGCTTCCTCCCGTCCCGGTGGCGCCATTCATTCCGGTGGCGGCTCGATCCCGAGATTATCCATTTTGTACTTCAGGACTCGCCGGGTCGTTCCCAGAATCTCCGCCGCACGCGACTGCACGTAATTCGAGCGCTCCAGGGCGCGCAGGATCAGATGGCGTTCCAGGCGAGCTGTTGCCTCGTCGATCGAGAGCCCCTCGAATTCCGCTATGCCGCCCGAGGCGCCCGGCTCCTGGATGTGCGCCAGACCTTCCAGATGAGTCACGTCTATCGCGGTCTTGTCTGAATGGTGGACGAGTACGCGCTCGATGGCGTTTTCCAGCTCGCGCACGTTTCCCGGCCATTCATGCGAAGCCAGCTGAGCCAGCGCATCCGCCGTGAACCGGGTTGCCCGGGCATTGACGCGCGGCGCGTGTTTCTGCAGAAAATGGGCAACCAGCAGCGGGATATCCTCGCGGCGCCTCCGCAACGGGGGCATTTCGATAGGAATGACGTTAATCCGGTAATACAGGTCCTCGCGGAACCCGCCCTGCTTGATACGCTCCAGGAGGTTCCGGTTTGTGGCGCAGATGAAGCGCACATCCGTTCCGATAGCCTTGCTGCTTCCTACCGGATAGAACTGTCCGTCCTGAAGCACCCGCAACAGCTTGCCCTGGGCCTCGAGCGGCATCTCTCCGATTTCATCGAGGAACAGGGTTCCGCCGTCGGCCACCTGAACCTTGCCCGTGCGATGCTCGAAAGCGCCCGTGAACGCGCCCCTTTCGTGGCCGAACAATTCGCTTTCCACCAAATGCTCGGGAATGGCGCAGCACGAGACCGGCACAAACGCCTCCGCGGCGCGCGGCCCGCCGGAATGGATACACCGCGCCAGGAGGTCTTTTCCTGTCCCGCTTTCCCCGGTAATAAGCACCGTGGAATCCACGCGCATGGCTTTCCGGGCCAGTTCCAGGGTATGCGTGAGAGCCGGGCTATCTCCCACGATCGCCTCGAACCCGCGCACGCCGTCTTCCCTCAAGACATTCAACGCTTCTTCGTGGCGGCGTTCCGTGAGCGCACGTTGAACGATGATTGTAAGCTCGTCCACATCGAACGGTTTGAGGATGTAATCGCGCGCGCCCCGTTTCATGGCTTTCACCGCGGTATCCACGCCTTTGTGGGCCGTCACGACAACAACGGGCGTCCGTATACTGCGAGCCGTGATCTGCTCGAGCACCTCCATCCCTGGCAAGCCCGGCATGATAAGGTCCAGGATTATCAGGTCAACATGGTTGGTATCCAGCAGGCGGAGCGCGGTCTTCCCATCTTCCGCCTGAATCACACGGTAGGAACCTGACAGAATCAGGTCGTACGACGCGCGGACACTCGGTTCATCGTCAATCGCCAGGATGGTCTGCATCTTTTGCTTGGACCGGAGGAACGCTCAACGCAAACGTGCTGCCGCCCTCCTCGCTGGACAGAAGCCTCAATTCGCCGTGGTGCTGTTTCATGATGCGGCTTGCCGTGGTCAGCCCCAGCCCCATGCCCTGCTCGCGCGTGCTGAAGAACGGCATGAAGATGAGGAGCGCGTCTTGCTCCGGAATGCCGGGGCCAGAATCCTTGACGGTGACTTCGCAGCCGTCTCGGCTGCTTTGGGTCGCCACTTTCAATTTCCCCCCGCCGGGCATGGCGTCGATGCTGTTCTGGACCACGTTGTGCAACGCCTGAGAAAAATACACCGGGTCGAGTTCCACATCGGGCAGATTGGGGTCATACCTCGCCTCGACGTCGATCGATCTGGCGCGCAACTCCTCTTCAAACGACCGCAATACGCCCTTTACAGTATCGTTGATGTTAGCCCGCTTCATGGTAAGGCGCGGATGACGGGCAAACTCGAACAGGGTCTCGGCAACGTTGTTGATCCGCGCGATTTCCTGCTGCACCGTCTCGCTGAACGCTTCCCGGAAATCCTCGGTGTCGTATTTCTTGGGAAGAAGCTGCGCAAACGTGTTGATGGCTACCATGGGATTCTTGATTTCCTGAGCCACGCGCGAAGCGAGGTATTCCCAGAACGGGCTGTATGCGATGTCTTCCCGGCGGGCACGTTCCTCGGGCAGACGCGAGAATACCACGACCACGCCGCCGTCCCCGAGCGGAGTCGCGCTCAGTCCCAACGTGGCGTCGATAGCGGGGTCGTGGACTTCCTGCCGCAGTTGCGGCTTGCCTTCCTGCATGGTGCGCAAGATCACGTCGGCAAATCCCGAACCAAGTTTCTGTGCGCTGCGTCCCAACACATCGGCGCCGCGCACCTGAAGGATCCGTTCGGAAGCCTGGTTCATAAGAGAAATGCGGCGGTCCGGAGACACCACCAGCACGCCCGTGCTCAGATTGCCCAGTACCGCGTCAAGGCGGCGCTGCTGGCCGCAAACGTCCTGGTACAGTCTGGCGTTCTCGAAAGATATCGAGGCGCTTCGTGCAAGCGCTGTCAAGAGCTCCCGCTCTTCCAAGGCGTAATCGAGGCCGGACGATTTCTCGCCCAGAATGAGCGCTCCGCGCACGCGTCCGCTTACCAGGAGCGGAACTGCCAGACGCCCCCCAAGGACCTCGAGCTCTTTCGCTGAATTCTCGTCGGCGGCATTCACGAGCCGGTCGAATAGACAGGCATGCTGTTCCAGCCAGCGCATCAGGCCTTCCGAGAAATCGAGCCGGATGGACTCCGACAGCCCTTCCGGAATTCCCGCGCAGGCAACGACGCGCACGCCTTCCTTTTCCGTTTCGAGCAATACGCCGCACCGCGCGGCATGAAACACGTCGGCCAAGGCGTCCGACAGGCTCTGGGCCAGCTGGTGCGGATCCTTCATATGGCCCGATAGGCGGCTCAACCACCGCAATGCCGTTTGATGTTGGCCAATGGCAGCCGCCTGAGACGGCTCCATCATGGCGGGAGTCCGCGCTTGCGGGTTCTGCGCCGCATGAACCCCATTTTCGCCCAGACACTTTTGGACGGCTTCACGCAGCCCCATGCACGAAAACGGTTTGGGCAGGCACTCGCGTGCCCCTGCAAGCAGGAAATGGGCGCGTGTTTCTTCGTCATTACGGTTTGAAAGGACGATGAGCGGGACGCCCGGAGTGGCTTCCCGCAAGCGCGCGAACGCCTCGTCGCTCAACGTAGGGAACTCATCTACAATCACCGCATCGGCCCGGATCGAAATGAGCCTTCGCAACGCCGTTTCTACCGAAGTCTCGAACAAGACCAGATCAGTTTCGGGCATGGCAGCTCTCAGGGAGGCCCGCAATCCCTGATCTTCCGCTATCGCCAGCACCACCTTCATTGCTTACTTCTCGCCCCCTAATGAAGCCATTTCCCGCACCATCGGAAATGCT
Proteins encoded in this window:
- a CDS encoding sigma-54 dependent transcriptional regulator, yielding MQTILAIDDEPSVRASYDLILSGSYRVIQAEDGKTALRLLDTNHVDLIILDLIMPGLPGMEVLEQITARSIRTPVVVVTAHKGVDTAVKAMKRGARDYILKPFDVDELTIIVQRALTERRHEEALNVLREDGVRGFEAIVGDSPALTHTLELARKAMRVDSTVLITGESGTGKDLLARCIHSGGPRAAEAFVPVSCCAIPEHLVESELFGHERGAFTGAFEHRTGKVQVADGGTLFLDEIGEMPLEAQGKLLRVLQDGQFYPVGSSKAIGTDVRFICATNRNLLERIKQGGFREDLYYRINVIPIEMPPLRRRREDIPLLVAHFLQKHAPRVNARATRFTADALAQLASHEWPGNVRELENAIERVLVHHSDKTAIDVTHLEGLAHIQEPGASGGIAEFEGLSIDEATARLERHLILRALERSNYVQSRAAEILGTTRRVLKYKMDNLGIEPPPE
- a CDS encoding Stp1/IreP family PP2C-type Ser/Thr phosphatase is translated as MAPKRTIEVGPANAENFEYSWKCPELQVHLLSDVGEKREHNEDGCMLCVPEDASMVHDRGRLFAVADGMGGVSGGALASKLALQTLADVYYSGQEGQSIPVRMRAAIREANHRIFEEAENRPEYYGMGTTVSALVLHGSNAYVAHVGDSRVYLSRKGEPLFQITHDHSLVAEQLRGGIISEEEARNHSLKNLITRAVGTKEDVKVDLFTFPVREKDTLLLCSDGLCGVLEDTAIRESMDIDNLQGASRMLVGKALQKGGPDNITVTLVRLLRAPEKTAVHHGARKAALGKIGFFARLRSLFS
- a CDS encoding ATP-binding protein, coding for MKVVLAIAEDQGLRASLRAAMPETDLVLFETSVETALRRLISIRADAVIVDEFPTLSDEAFARLREATPGVPLIVLSNRNDEETRAHFLLAGARECLPKPFSCMGLREAVQKCLGENGVHAAQNPQARTPAMMEPSQAAAIGQHQTALRWLSRLSGHMKDPHQLAQSLSDALADVFHAARCGVLLETEKEGVRVVACAGIPEGLSESIRLDFSEGLMRWLEQHACLFDRLVNAADENSAKELEVLGGRLAVPLLVSGRVRGALILGEKSSGLDYALEERELLTALARSASISFENARLYQDVCGQQRRLDAVLGNLSTGVLVVSPDRRISLMNQASERILQVRGADVLGRSAQKLGSGFADVILRTMQEGKPQLRQEVHDPAIDATLGLSATPLGDGGVVVVFSRLPEERARREDIAYSPFWEYLASRVAQEIKNPMVAINTFAQLLPKKYDTEDFREAFSETVQQEIARINNVAETLFEFARHPRLTMKRANINDTVKGVLRSFEEELRARSIDVEARYDPNLPDVELDPVYFSQALHNVVQNSIDAMPGGGKLKVATQSSRDGCEVTVKDSGPGIPEQDALLIFMPFFSTREQGMGLGLTTASRIMKQHHGELRLLSSEEGGSTFALSVPPVQAKDADHPGD